One genomic window of Azospirillum sp. TSH100 includes the following:
- a CDS encoding glycosyltransferase family 1 protein: protein MNILIVSDAWHPQVNGVVRTIGTVRGELEAMGHSVEVIGPDRFRTLPMPSYPEIRLAVGAKRRLWAMIEGLRPDCIHIATEGPLGFAARSYCLKHGKPFTTAYHTRFPEYVRDRAPIPLALSYAVVRRFHKPSSAVMVATQTIEDALKTRGFANIRRWTRGVDTELFRPRDKDFLDLPRPVSMYVGRVAVEKNLEDFLRLDLPGTKVVVGDGPAREELQRKYPGVHWVGAKHGEELAKHYAAADVFVFPSRTDTFGLVLLEALASGVPVAAYPVPGPLDVVDGSGAGCLDEDLKRAVEGALTIPGQACRDYALGYSWRRSAEQFLSNLRPFT from the coding sequence GTGAACATCCTGATCGTCAGCGACGCCTGGCATCCGCAGGTGAACGGCGTCGTGCGCACCATCGGCACCGTCCGCGGCGAGCTGGAGGCGATGGGCCACAGCGTCGAGGTGATCGGCCCAGACCGCTTCCGCACCCTGCCGATGCCGTCCTACCCGGAAATCCGGCTGGCGGTCGGGGCGAAGCGGCGGCTGTGGGCGATGATCGAGGGACTGCGGCCCGACTGCATCCACATCGCCACCGAAGGGCCGCTGGGCTTCGCCGCGCGCTCCTATTGCCTGAAGCATGGCAAGCCCTTCACCACCGCCTACCACACGCGTTTTCCCGAATATGTGCGCGACCGCGCGCCGATCCCGCTGGCGCTGTCCTATGCGGTGGTCCGCCGCTTCCACAAGCCGTCCTCGGCGGTGATGGTGGCGACCCAGACCATCGAGGATGCGCTGAAGACCCGCGGCTTCGCCAACATCCGCCGCTGGACCCGCGGCGTCGATACCGAACTGTTCCGTCCCCGCGACAAGGACTTCCTCGATCTGCCGCGCCCTGTGTCGATGTATGTCGGCCGCGTCGCGGTGGAGAAGAACCTGGAGGATTTCCTGCGCCTCGACCTGCCCGGCACCAAGGTGGTGGTCGGTGACGGTCCGGCGCGGGAGGAGTTGCAGCGCAAATACCCCGGCGTCCATTGGGTCGGCGCCAAGCATGGCGAGGAGCTGGCCAAGCACTACGCCGCCGCCGACGTCTTCGTCTTCCCGTCGCGCACCGACACCTTCGGGCTGGTGCTGCTGGAAGCGCTGGCATCGGGCGTGCCGGTGGCGGCCTATCCGGTGCCGGGACCGCTGGACGTGGTCGACGGCTCCGGCGCCGGTTGCCTGGACGAGGATTTGAAGCGCGCGGTCGAAGGCGCCCTGACGATCCCGGGGCAGGCCTGCCGCGACTATGCGCTGGGCTATTCCTGGCGCCGGTCGGCCGAACAGTTCCTGTCGAACCTGCGGCCCTTCACGTAA
- a CDS encoding LysE family translocator — protein MTPDFLITSLIVVASPGTGVLLTLAAGLSQGARASAVTAFGCTLGILPHMAAAVLGLAALLHTSAVAFQGLKILGVLYLLYMAWATLKERGALSVEADRTQRTVGRMILRAVLVNVLNPKLSIFFLAFLPQFVSEADPQPLARMLELSGVFMALTFAVFVVYGLFAAAVRDQVVSRPRVMAWMRRSFAAAFAALGAKLALAER, from the coding sequence ATGACCCCCGACTTCCTCATCACCTCCCTGATCGTCGTCGCCTCGCCCGGCACCGGGGTGCTGCTGACGCTGGCGGCAGGACTGTCGCAGGGCGCGCGGGCCAGCGCGGTGACGGCCTTCGGCTGCACGCTGGGCATCCTGCCGCACATGGCGGCGGCGGTGCTCGGGCTGGCCGCCCTGCTGCACACCAGCGCGGTGGCGTTCCAGGGGCTGAAGATCCTGGGAGTGCTCTATCTGCTCTACATGGCCTGGGCGACGCTGAAGGAGCGGGGGGCACTGAGCGTAGAGGCTGACAGGACGCAGCGCACGGTTGGACGCATGATCCTGCGGGCGGTGCTGGTCAATGTGCTGAATCCGAAGCTGTCGATCTTCTTCCTGGCCTTCCTGCCGCAGTTCGTCAGCGAGGCCGATCCGCAGCCGCTCGCCCGCATGCTGGAACTCAGTGGCGTGTTCATGGCGCTGACCTTCGCGGTCTTCGTCGTCTACGGCCTGTTCGCCGCGGCGGTGCGCGATCAGGTGGTCTCCCGTCCGCGGGTGATGGCCTGGATGCGCCGCAGCTTCGCCGCCGCCTTCGCCGCGCTCGGCGCCAAGCTGGCGCTGGCCGAGCGGTAA
- a CDS encoding diguanylate cyclase, whose protein sequence is MIAVPDRPRWTLSIRSRIAALVVVCLLPASMVAGFLVVLSHNRGRAELEQVILAASQALVLVVERDFAGVEAALRALSTSPSIDEGNLAAFDRQAREVLSQSPGLNIIFNNLDGQQLLNTARPFGTPLPLERPNPRVLQVQRTGKPLVSNLFNGPVLQKQLVALAVPVLRNGMVVSVLAMSLDATHLDAVLARHSLPANWVVTVLDGNGKMVTRSRSPESVVGTAGTPAILAAAERAQQGVLPLAGEGGAPAMLAAYTRSPTLGWTVVVEVPEALMDAELVRSLWLNLAGGAILLVLGLVLAHRIGLGIAQPIRALIAPALAIGRGEPVDIPQLGLVEADQVGRALMMAGALLRQREDERNRAQWEATTDALTGLDNRRRFDAVLTAEVQRLRRSGAPLSLILLDVDHFKAFNDTYGHVAGDDCLRSVATVIRNTIKRASDLAARYGGEEFAIILPDTNLTGAVAVAESLRQGIISLNIPHRASGVAPMVTASFGVVSVPVATGTTPEAVIAVADQRLYEAKKQGRNWVTAGEEAEDVGAAG, encoded by the coding sequence ATGATCGCAGTGCCGGATCGTCCTCGATGGACTCTCAGCATCCGTTCCCGCATCGCGGCGCTGGTGGTGGTCTGCCTGCTGCCGGCATCCATGGTTGCCGGTTTCCTGGTGGTCCTGTCCCATAACCGGGGCCGTGCCGAGCTTGAGCAGGTCATCCTCGCGGCCTCGCAGGCACTGGTGTTGGTGGTCGAGCGTGATTTCGCCGGAGTTGAGGCCGCATTGCGCGCCCTGTCCACGTCGCCGAGCATCGACGAGGGAAACCTCGCCGCCTTCGACCGCCAGGCACGGGAGGTGCTGTCGCAGTCCCCCGGCCTGAACATCATTTTCAACAATCTGGACGGGCAGCAGCTGCTCAACACGGCCCGCCCCTTCGGCACCCCGCTGCCGCTGGAGAGGCCAAATCCGCGCGTGCTGCAGGTGCAGAGAACCGGCAAACCGCTGGTATCGAACCTTTTCAACGGGCCGGTTCTGCAGAAGCAGCTTGTGGCTTTGGCGGTCCCGGTGCTGCGGAACGGCATGGTGGTGTCGGTTCTCGCCATGTCGCTCGATGCGACGCATCTCGACGCCGTACTCGCCAGGCACAGCCTGCCGGCGAATTGGGTGGTGACCGTCCTCGACGGCAACGGGAAGATGGTCACGCGCAGCCGGTCGCCGGAAAGCGTCGTCGGTACCGCCGGCACACCGGCGATTCTCGCCGCCGCGGAGCGCGCGCAGCAAGGCGTGCTGCCTCTCGCCGGAGAGGGCGGCGCCCCTGCGATGCTCGCCGCATACACGCGCTCGCCGACACTCGGCTGGACCGTGGTGGTCGAGGTTCCCGAAGCGCTGATGGATGCGGAACTGGTCCGCTCGCTGTGGCTGAACCTTGCGGGTGGAGCGATCCTGCTGGTGCTCGGGCTGGTGCTGGCCCACCGGATCGGCCTCGGCATTGCGCAGCCCATCCGGGCGTTGATCGCGCCGGCCCTCGCGATCGGCCGGGGCGAGCCGGTGGACATCCCGCAGCTGGGGTTGGTTGAGGCCGATCAGGTCGGCCGGGCGCTGATGATGGCTGGGGCGCTGCTGCGCCAGCGCGAAGACGAGCGCAACCGCGCCCAATGGGAAGCGACCACGGACGCGCTCACCGGGCTGGACAACCGCCGCAGGTTCGACGCGGTGCTGACGGCGGAGGTCCAGCGCCTGCGGCGCAGTGGGGCGCCGTTGTCCTTGATCCTCCTCGATGTCGATCACTTCAAGGCGTTCAACGACACCTATGGGCATGTTGCCGGTGACGACTGCCTGCGCAGCGTCGCCACCGTCATCCGGAACACCATCAAACGCGCGTCGGACCTGGCCGCGCGCTACGGGGGTGAGGAGTTCGCGATCATCCTGCCCGACACCAATCTGACGGGTGCCGTCGCGGTGGCCGAAAGCCTGCGCCAAGGCATCATCAGTCTGAACATCCCCCATCGCGCGTCGGGCGTGGCCCCCATGGTCACCGCCAGCTTCGGCGTCGTCTCGGTGCCGGTGGCGACCGGAACCACTCCGGAAGCAGTGATCGCCGTGGCCGACCAGCGGCTCTACGAGGCCAAGAAGCAGGGGCGCAACTGGGTCACGGCCGGCGAAGAAGCGGAAGACGTCGGCGCGGCCGGATAA